The following are from one region of the Shinella sp. PSBB067 genome:
- a CDS encoding hydantoinase B/oxoprolinase family protein yields MLHTQTPKVDPITLSVVRGMLETTQREMTLALEKTARSSVFNLAHDYSTALFNARPEMILQGQDIPIHLGSLIPAMKAVAAFFGDDIHEGDLFLHNDPAFGGSHAIDTCMYKPVFYKGELVYWTVCKGHLTDIGGPVPAGYNPNATEIYAECLRIPPVKIWDRGTPRHDVLNMILTNMRARRDQEGDFRALIGACQVGERNLIAMLDKYGKAEVDACVDTLLDMADRHMRALIATVPDGTYEGAAILEDAGHGFGDFEIKATVTITGDSCHIAIDSPPQIPYFINSYEGNSHSGVYLGLMMFAALPPPYNEGLYRCVSLDFGPKGTLCNAQEPAPHMNCTTTPMETLTDAVRLAFEKAMPSKVSASWGHANGLNIAGRDARTNEEFVTMVLATIISGGGATPKQDGWHAVGPECCFGALTSGDVELLEYSYPIVIHRYALMTDSGGAGKFRGGSGTAWEVEPLNGDMLCIGFGEGRRIPAMGAAGAKSAMVDTKVGRVELRRDGKVEVERKNIIQTIKPGQTITNLNPGGGGYGNPFERPVEKVISDVRNGLVSIEGARLDYGVVIANRETLDVDTAATERLRATA; encoded by the coding sequence ATGCTTCATACCCAGACTCCAAAAGTAGACCCGATCACGCTCTCGGTCGTGCGGGGCATGCTCGAGACGACCCAGCGCGAAATGACGCTTGCGCTCGAAAAGACGGCGCGCTCGTCGGTCTTCAATCTGGCGCACGACTATTCGACGGCGCTCTTCAACGCCCGGCCCGAGATGATCCTGCAGGGCCAGGACATCCCGATCCATCTCGGCTCGCTCATCCCCGCCATGAAGGCGGTCGCGGCCTTCTTCGGCGACGACATCCACGAGGGCGACCTCTTCCTTCACAACGACCCGGCCTTCGGCGGCAGCCATGCCATCGACACCTGCATGTACAAGCCGGTCTTCTACAAGGGCGAGCTGGTCTACTGGACCGTCTGCAAGGGCCATCTCACCGACATCGGCGGGCCGGTGCCGGCGGGCTACAACCCGAACGCCACGGAGATCTATGCCGAGTGCCTGCGCATCCCGCCGGTGAAGATCTGGGACCGCGGCACGCCGCGCCACGACGTGCTCAACATGATCCTCACCAACATGCGCGCGCGCCGCGACCAGGAAGGCGACTTCCGCGCGCTCATCGGTGCCTGCCAGGTGGGCGAGCGCAACCTCATCGCCATGCTCGACAAGTACGGCAAGGCCGAGGTGGATGCCTGCGTCGACACGCTGCTCGACATGGCCGACCGGCACATGCGCGCGCTGATCGCCACGGTGCCTGACGGCACCTATGAAGGCGCCGCCATCCTGGAGGATGCCGGCCACGGCTTCGGCGACTTCGAGATCAAGGCGACGGTGACGATCACCGGCGATAGCTGCCACATCGCCATCGATAGCCCGCCGCAGATCCCCTATTTCATCAATTCCTACGAGGGCAATTCGCATTCCGGCGTCTATCTCGGCCTGATGATGTTCGCGGCCCTGCCGCCGCCCTACAACGAAGGGCTCTATCGCTGCGTCAGCCTCGACTTCGGGCCGAAGGGCACGCTGTGCAACGCGCAGGAGCCGGCCCCGCACATGAACTGCACGACGACGCCGATGGAGACGCTGACGGACGCCGTGCGCCTCGCCTTCGAGAAGGCGATGCCCTCCAAGGTCTCGGCTTCCTGGGGCCATGCCAACGGCCTCAACATCGCCGGCCGCGACGCCCGCACCAACGAGGAATTCGTGACCATGGTGCTCGCCACCATCATCTCCGGCGGCGGGGCGACGCCCAAGCAGGACGGCTGGCACGCCGTCGGCCCGGAATGCTGCTTCGGGGCGCTCACCTCGGGCGATGTCGAACTGCTCGAATATTCCTATCCCATCGTCATCCACCGCTATGCGCTGATGACCGACTCGGGCGGCGCCGGCAAGTTCCGCGGCGGCTCCGGTACAGCCTGGGAGGTCGAGCCGCTCAATGGCGACATGCTGTGCATCGGCTTCGGCGAGGGCCGGCGCATCCCGGCCATGGGCGCGGCGGGCGCGAAGTCTGCGATGGTCGACACCAAGGTCGGCCGGGTGGAGCTGCGCCGCGACGGCAAGGTCGAGGTCGAGCGCAAGAACATCATCCAGACCATCAAGCCGGGCCAGACGATCACCAACCTCAATCCGGGCGGCGGCGGCTACGGCAATCCGTTCGAACGGCCCGTCGAGAAGGTGATCTCGGACGTGCGCAACGGCCTCGTGTCCATCGAGGGCGCCCGTCTCGACTACGGCGTCGTGATCGCGAACCGTGAGACCCTCGACGTCGACACGGCCGCAACCGAACGGCTCAGAGCCACCGCGTAA
- a CDS encoding hydantoinase/oxoprolinase family protein — translation MTMHSYRLGIDAGGTFTDFVIADRATGEVKLFKALSTPSDPTRAIENGLGLIAADLGKPIEDIIANCDLCINGTTVGLNALITHRGGRTGLICTAGHEDSIEIRNGHKEDGFRYDPEYPAATMLVPRYLRRGVRERVLSDGSVRTPLQEEDVREACRLFLKEGVETVAISFVWSVLDPSHERRAAEIVREMMPEAILTVGGELYPQVREYTRTSTAVTNAYLAPVMRRYVAAVDAYFRKLGAKQPVRYFQSNGGLAVGQVMTDRSVYAINSGPASAPQAGLYAGAPFDHRNVITVDMGGTSFDITLTRNGQTNLNKNIDFLRYRIGVPMIQVETLGAGGGSIGWIDPLGLLQVGPQSAGSEPGPACYGRGGVEPTTSDANLVLGYLNPEGLLGGKLPLDIEKARAAVARVAGPLGISVEQAAYGMFAIVNNSMVNGIRRVSVERGYDPRDFVLVGAGGATAAHITALAREMGIDTIILPKLASGLCAFGQIISDVKYNYMAPAPVRLDNAAAYERIDSLFKEIEAKGVSHLEADGFAADAIDIKRSIDMRYVGQVHECTVDIGTFPIDETTIEKVKDAFHARHEELYTYAERHSAVEVVNLESTIYGRIEKVRPPKLAEGGDAREALKGHRDAIFDQSGKPVSTPVYDGAKLGAGARITGPAIIEEVTTTIVIEPGWTSVLHESGSYLLTRED, via the coding sequence ATGACCATGCATTCCTACCGCCTCGGCATCGATGCCGGCGGCACCTTCACCGACTTCGTCATCGCCGACCGTGCGACCGGAGAAGTCAAGCTCTTCAAGGCGCTCTCCACGCCCTCCGATCCCACCAGGGCCATCGAGAACGGGCTCGGGCTGATCGCCGCCGATCTCGGCAAGCCGATCGAGGACATCATCGCCAACTGCGACCTCTGCATCAACGGCACCACCGTCGGCCTCAACGCGCTCATCACCCATCGCGGCGGCAGGACGGGGCTGATCTGCACGGCGGGCCACGAGGATTCCATCGAGATCCGCAACGGCCACAAGGAAGACGGCTTCCGCTACGATCCCGAATATCCGGCGGCGACCATGCTGGTGCCGCGCTATCTCAGGCGCGGCGTGCGCGAGCGCGTCCTGTCGGACGGTTCGGTGCGCACGCCGCTGCAAGAGGAGGATGTGCGCGAGGCCTGCCGGCTCTTCCTGAAGGAGGGCGTCGAGACCGTCGCCATCTCCTTCGTCTGGTCGGTGCTCGATCCGAGCCACGAGCGGCGCGCGGCGGAGATCGTGCGCGAGATGATGCCGGAGGCGATCCTCACGGTCGGCGGCGAGCTCTACCCGCAGGTGCGCGAATATACCCGCACCTCCACCGCGGTGACGAACGCCTATCTCGCCCCCGTCATGCGCCGCTACGTGGCGGCGGTCGACGCCTATTTCCGCAAGCTCGGTGCGAAGCAGCCGGTGCGCTACTTCCAGTCGAACGGCGGCCTTGCCGTGGGCCAGGTCATGACCGACCGCTCGGTCTACGCCATCAATTCCGGTCCGGCGTCGGCGCCTCAGGCAGGCCTTTATGCCGGCGCGCCCTTCGACCACAGGAACGTCATCACCGTCGACATGGGCGGGACATCCTTCGACATCACGCTCACCCGCAACGGCCAGACCAACCTCAACAAGAACATCGACTTCCTGCGCTACCGCATCGGCGTGCCGATGATCCAGGTCGAGACGCTGGGCGCGGGCGGCGGCTCGATCGGCTGGATCGATCCGCTAGGCCTGCTGCAGGTCGGCCCGCAATCGGCCGGCTCCGAGCCGGGCCCGGCCTGCTACGGCCGCGGCGGCGTCGAGCCGACGACGTCGGATGCGAACCTCGTGCTCGGCTACCTCAACCCCGAGGGGCTTCTCGGCGGGAAACTGCCGCTCGACATCGAGAAGGCGCGCGCGGCGGTGGCGCGGGTGGCAGGACCGCTCGGCATCTCCGTGGAGCAGGCGGCCTACGGCATGTTCGCCATCGTCAACAACTCGATGGTCAACGGCATCCGCCGCGTCTCGGTCGAGCGCGGCTACGATCCGCGCGATTTCGTGCTGGTCGGGGCAGGGGGCGCAACGGCGGCGCATATCACGGCGCTGGCGCGGGAGATGGGCATCGATACCATCATCCTGCCCAAGCTCGCCTCGGGCCTGTGCGCCTTCGGCCAGATCATCTCCGACGTGAAGTACAACTACATGGCGCCCGCGCCGGTGCGCCTCGACAATGCGGCGGCCTACGAGCGCATCGACAGCCTGTTCAAGGAGATCGAGGCCAAGGGCGTTTCGCATCTGGAGGCGGACGGCTTTGCCGCCGATGCCATCGACATCAAGCGCTCGATCGACATGCGCTATGTCGGCCAGGTGCATGAATGCACCGTGGACATCGGCACCTTCCCGATCGACGAAACGACGATCGAGAAGGTCAAGGACGCCTTCCACGCCCGCCACGAGGAGCTCTACACCTATGCCGAGCGCCACAGCGCGGTCGAGGTGGTGAACCTGGAATCGACCATCTACGGCCGCATCGAGAAGGTCCGCCCGCCGAAGCTTGCCGAAGGCGGCGATGCCCGCGAGGCGCTGAAGGGCCATCGCGATGCGATCTTCGACCAGTCGGGCAAGCCGGTCTCAACGCCGGTCTACGACGGCGCGAAGCTCGGCGCGGGCGCCCGCATCACGGGGCCGGCCATCATCGAGGAGGTGACGACGACCATCGTCATCGAGCCCGGCTGGACGAGCGTCCTGCATGAAAGCGGCAGCTATCTGCTGACACGGGAAGACTGA
- a CDS encoding cytosine permease has product MAGNLSAAEAETSDFSNVAVPPQARMPRGALTMAWWAVCSAVFYIVVGAAMALNFGTRNAIIGMVLSVVVYGLVNAVLSRFAIRTGLSVALFSRVLFGNVGAGLATLIFCATAIYYAVFEGSVIAVGITTILPSISYPLAALIVVLYSVPLIFGSIQTWLDKFNGVLLPFYILGLVVAVFLAVGEYGYSDKWLNLGPEAGAPAGGWWSCFVYYMGIWVLMMFTFDYARFGRTEDAGYHAWFNFGMPFYAMAFLVSGLFGMFMIGTVPDLGALSEVSVLLALLKLMGIWGLLFVWVTQTRINTANYYLAAVNMEALVQLFGKLPFGRIGWAVAVGAIVYVLMLADVFAYLLSALAYQGIFVVAWVAVAMAHILIDRYSALVGGTIEYRSSHVPAFNPLGIGAWFVAAAIGIWLHVWGGGYAELSAPATAVIAFCIYAAGLTQARRSWFLAAG; this is encoded by the coding sequence ATGGCAGGCAACCTATCGGCCGCGGAGGCCGAGACTTCTGATTTCTCCAACGTGGCAGTGCCGCCGCAGGCGCGCATGCCCCGGGGGGCACTGACCATGGCGTGGTGGGCGGTGTGCAGCGCCGTCTTCTATATCGTCGTCGGCGCGGCGATGGCGCTCAATTTCGGCACGCGCAATGCCATCATCGGCATGGTGCTCTCTGTGGTCGTCTACGGCCTCGTCAATGCGGTGCTCAGCCGCTTCGCCATCCGCACCGGGCTTTCCGTCGCGCTGTTCTCGCGCGTGCTGTTCGGCAATGTCGGGGCGGGGCTGGCGACGCTCATCTTCTGCGCCACGGCGATCTACTACGCCGTCTTCGAGGGTTCGGTGATCGCCGTCGGCATCACCACGATCCTGCCGTCGATCTCCTATCCGCTCGCGGCGCTGATCGTCGTCCTCTACAGCGTGCCGCTGATCTTCGGCAGCATCCAGACCTGGCTCGACAAGTTCAACGGCGTGCTGCTGCCGTTCTACATCCTCGGCCTCGTCGTCGCGGTCTTTCTCGCCGTCGGCGAATACGGCTACAGCGACAAGTGGCTGAACCTCGGGCCGGAAGCCGGCGCGCCGGCCGGCGGCTGGTGGTCCTGCTTCGTCTATTACATGGGCATCTGGGTGCTGATGATGTTCACCTTCGACTATGCCCGCTTCGGCCGCACGGAGGATGCGGGCTATCACGCCTGGTTCAATTTCGGCATGCCTTTCTACGCCATGGCGTTCCTGGTGAGCGGGCTCTTCGGCATGTTCATGATCGGCACGGTGCCGGATCTCGGCGCGCTTTCGGAGGTCAGCGTGCTCCTGGCGCTGCTGAAGCTGATGGGCATCTGGGGGCTGCTGTTCGTCTGGGTCACGCAGACCCGCATCAACACGGCAAACTACTATCTCGCCGCCGTCAACATGGAAGCGCTGGTGCAGCTCTTCGGCAAGCTGCCCTTCGGGCGGATCGGCTGGGCGGTCGCGGTCGGCGCGATCGTCTACGTGCTGATGCTCGCGGATGTCTTTGCCTATCTGCTCTCGGCGCTTGCCTACCAGGGCATCTTCGTCGTCGCCTGGGTGGCCGTCGCCATGGCGCATATCCTGATCGACCGGTACAGCGCGCTGGTGGGCGGCACCATCGAATACCGCTCCAGCCATGTGCCCGCCTTCAACCCGCTCGGCATCGGCGCCTGGTTCGTCGCCGCGGCCATCGGCATCTGGCTTCATGTCTGGGGCGGCGGCTATGCGGAACTCTCCGCGCCGGCAACCGCCGTCATCGCCTTCTGCATCTATGCCGCGGGCCTGACGCAGGCACGCCGCTCCTGGTTCCTGGCGGCCGGCTGA
- a CDS encoding TonB-dependent receptor — MNTISRARLVSTTALAALGFTIAAAGEARAQQADEATTLEAVVVTGTKRPQEDASLPVATTILGPENVKPSSLDPVGDVARQTPGTNFMDFGRFGESYMTMRGLSTLGSAMNSLDSVIGLSVDGVPTTLSAIGAPFLDVEQVEVLRGPQGTTFGRNAFAGAINVVSKPADGTKENIVSTEIGSDGHAFIEGTTGGWLIDDLVAGRTTLRFQKFDGDIPNPITGKDEGSAKLGAARGTLRITPDDSFTVDITGGFSRDTRHNSAFLLLESPDFPISGADTTPVNRQQIANGSIKLTKEFEPFILTATTSYQDIKLHNTGDFTDAFIFSNATGLPPSFFNDPNAQKVVFDDHERIFNQEVRLNSHEDAAVQWVVGANYFKSDFTTHRVQDVGSYSPTLNGTFDNAIDSETIAAFADAAVPLDERFTLSGGLRLAHDRQTLDANYVSNGFPGTIPAFAQDNAFSDTYLTGRMALSYKWNDRAMSYASVARGYSSGGFEKTTAYAGFGLPSTPFLPATSWTYEIGTKAELTDAIRVSGAIFYNDVKDGQLTGFDPGTLLPFMTNQAFESYGVEANVTATVADGLDFTVGGALINSRLVDVTPQSALAGALEGNKVPQVPGFSANLGVTYRTEADALGFAGEFFVGANYQYVGTRYSDIQNSAKMAAYHIVNAELGWEKDNLKVYAFGRNLLDERPLSYAFTYAPGTTAAYIGRGRVIGLGATIKW, encoded by the coding sequence ATGAACACCATTTCGCGCGCACGGCTGGTTTCCACCACGGCGCTTGCGGCCCTAGGCTTCACCATCGCGGCAGCCGGGGAGGCACGGGCCCAGCAGGCCGACGAGGCGACGACGCTCGAAGCCGTTGTCGTCACCGGCACCAAGCGCCCGCAGGAAGACGCCTCCCTGCCCGTCGCAACGACGATCCTCGGCCCGGAAAACGTGAAGCCCTCCTCGCTCGATCCGGTCGGCGACGTGGCCCGGCAGACGCCGGGCACGAATTTCATGGATTTCGGCCGCTTCGGCGAAAGCTACATGACCATGCGCGGCCTCTCCACGCTCGGCTCGGCGATGAACTCGCTCGACAGCGTGATCGGCCTTTCCGTCGATGGCGTTCCGACGACGCTCTCGGCGATCGGCGCCCCCTTCCTCGATGTCGAGCAGGTCGAGGTGCTGCGCGGCCCGCAGGGCACGACCTTCGGCCGCAACGCCTTCGCCGGCGCGATCAATGTGGTGAGCAAGCCCGCCGACGGGACGAAGGAGAACATTGTCAGCACGGAGATCGGTTCCGATGGCCATGCCTTCATCGAGGGCACCACGGGCGGCTGGCTGATCGACGACCTCGTTGCCGGCCGCACGACGTTGCGTTTCCAGAAATTCGATGGCGACATTCCGAACCCGATCACCGGCAAGGACGAGGGCAGCGCGAAGCTCGGCGCGGCGCGCGGCACGCTGCGCATCACGCCGGACGATTCGTTCACCGTCGACATCACCGGCGGCTTTTCCAGGGACACCCGGCACAACTCCGCCTTCCTCCTGCTGGAATCGCCCGACTTCCCGATCAGCGGCGCCGACACCACGCCGGTCAACCGCCAGCAGATCGCCAATGGCTCGATCAAGCTCACCAAGGAATTCGAGCCCTTCATCCTGACCGCGACGACGAGCTACCAGGACATCAAGCTGCACAATACCGGCGACTTCACCGACGCCTTCATCTTCTCCAACGCCACCGGCCTGCCGCCGTCGTTCTTCAACGACCCCAACGCGCAGAAGGTGGTTTTCGACGACCACGAGCGCATCTTCAACCAGGAAGTCCGCCTCAACTCGCATGAAGACGCGGCCGTGCAATGGGTCGTCGGCGCGAACTATTTCAAATCGGACTTCACGACCCATCGCGTGCAGGATGTCGGCAGCTACTCGCCGACGCTGAACGGCACCTTCGACAACGCCATCGACAGCGAGACGATCGCGGCCTTCGCCGACGCGGCGGTGCCGCTCGACGAACGTTTCACGCTTTCGGGCGGCCTGCGCCTTGCCCATGACAGGCAGACGCTCGACGCCAACTATGTCTCCAACGGCTTCCCCGGCACCATCCCGGCCTTCGCGCAGGACAACGCCTTCAGCGACACCTACCTGACCGGCCGCATGGCGCTCTCCTACAAATGGAACGACCGCGCCATGAGCTATGCCTCCGTGGCGCGCGGCTATTCCTCCGGCGGCTTCGAGAAGACGACGGCCTATGCCGGCTTCGGCCTGCCCTCGACTCCCTTCCTGCCGGCGACGTCGTGGACCTACGAGATCGGCACCAAGGCCGAGCTGACCGATGCCATTCGCGTCAGCGGGGCGATCTTCTACAACGACGTGAAGGACGGCCAGCTCACGGGCTTCGATCCGGGTACGCTGCTGCCTTTCATGACGAACCAGGCCTTCGAGAGCTACGGCGTGGAAGCGAACGTGACCGCCACGGTTGCCGACGGGCTGGATTTCACGGTGGGCGGCGCTCTCATCAATTCCCGCCTCGTCGACGTCACGCCGCAATCGGCGCTCGCGGGGGCGCTGGAGGGCAACAAGGTGCCGCAGGTGCCCGGCTTCTCCGCCAATCTCGGCGTCACCTACCGCACGGAGGCCGATGCGCTCGGCTTTGCCGGCGAATTCTTCGTCGGCGCCAACTACCAGTATGTCGGCACCCGCTATTCGGACATCCAGAACAGTGCGAAGATGGCGGCCTACCACATCGTCAATGCGGAACTCGGCTGGGAGAAGGACAACCTGAAGGTCTACGCCTTCGGACGAAACCTGCTCGACGAGCGCCCGCTCTCCTACGCCTTCACCTACGCGCCGGGAACGACGGCCGCCTATATCGGCCGCGGCCGCGTCATCGGCCTGGGGGCGACGATCAAGTGGTAG
- a CDS encoding AraC family transcriptional regulator, translating into MKTSITTSATRPPDRSRHWHEAIASAYFPLDLRFREADRFSGDLTTWQFGNVSISRLTCDALQYLRLPHHFRGAREEEFLVTVPARAEVFFSQCGREVKCRPGGFFLERSSEPYQFSHAEAADMWVLKVEADALGGRMRAPDRFCTLQFEANNGAGGLFTDMLHLLPGRFDGMTAEARVTVGRQLVDLLVLAIKADDRVLTSGNSTVRSAHLARIEAYVRANLQDFRLDPDRIARACGISTRYLHELFRDTDETVRTWIRDQRLAACREALEDPDNVQTAAEIAYSWGFSDQTQFSRAFKARFGLPPGEFREKAHRG; encoded by the coding sequence ATGAAGACGAGCATCACCACGAGCGCGACGCGCCCGCCCGACCGCAGCCGCCACTGGCACGAGGCCATCGCCTCGGCCTATTTTCCGCTCGACCTTCGCTTCCGCGAGGCCGACCGGTTCTCCGGCGACCTGACCACCTGGCAGTTCGGCAACGTGTCGATCTCCCGCCTCACCTGCGATGCGCTGCAATATCTACGCCTGCCGCACCATTTCCGCGGCGCGCGGGAGGAGGAGTTCCTGGTGACGGTGCCGGCACGGGCGGAGGTGTTCTTCTCCCAGTGCGGCCGCGAGGTCAAATGCCGGCCGGGCGGCTTCTTCCTCGAGCGCAGCAGCGAGCCCTACCAGTTCAGCCACGCGGAAGCGGCGGACATGTGGGTGCTGAAGGTCGAGGCCGACGCGCTGGGCGGGCGGATGCGCGCGCCGGACCGCTTCTGCACCCTCCAGTTCGAGGCCAACAACGGCGCCGGCGGCCTCTTCACCGACATGCTGCACCTCCTGCCCGGCCGTTTCGACGGCATGACGGCGGAGGCGCGGGTCACCGTCGGCCGGCAGCTCGTCGACCTGCTGGTGCTGGCGATCAAGGCCGACGACCGCGTGCTGACCTCGGGCAACTCGACGGTGCGCAGCGCCCATCTCGCGCGCATCGAGGCCTATGTGCGCGCCAACCTGCAGGACTTCCGGCTCGACCCGGATCGCATCGCCCGGGCCTGCGGCATCTCCACCCGCTATCTCCACGAACTGTTCAGGGACACCGACGAGACGGTGCGCACCTGGATCCGCGACCAGCGTCTCGCCGCCTGCCGGGAAGCGCTGGAGGATCCCGACAACGTCCAGACGGCCGCCGAGATCGCCTATAGCTGGGGCTTCAGCGACCAGACCCAGTTCTCGCGCGCCTTCAAGGCGCGTTTCGGCCTGCCCCCGGGCGAGTTCCGCGAAAAGGCCCACCGCGGCTGA
- a CDS encoding AraC family transcriptional regulator, protein MTLDNLIPPGGMTPGDLVRLGAEFALGMEPIDMAPQVLETPIYTGRLLAHEVQPGLMLSAGDVTYIHEQSFAVEMEPALVCGIMLSGDPVRTEVDGYGSFVRHPHQVNLMGFDRPIRYTTPLQRGRNFRTAGFVLQPAFFDRFGNDVDDDGVSALRDLMTGGFRTATITHSPRIGEIARLCLEHPYGGHLGRLFLESNALAYVIEVAQALKDERRLVSLVGRREYDRVMHAREILDGDLVNTPTTLELARRVGINVTTLQANFKAVFGRTIFGHVREQRLMVAKILLQEHRLSVAEAGRRVGFSRPSAFSAAYRRHFGHPPRSEHRQPDGMQPG, encoded by the coding sequence ATGACCCTAGACAACCTGATACCGCCGGGCGGCATGACGCCGGGCGATCTTGTTCGGCTCGGCGCCGAATTCGCGCTGGGCATGGAGCCCATCGACATGGCGCCGCAGGTGCTGGAAACGCCGATCTATACGGGGCGCCTGCTGGCGCATGAGGTCCAGCCGGGGCTGATGCTCAGCGCGGGCGACGTCACCTACATCCACGAGCAGAGTTTCGCCGTCGAGATGGAACCGGCTCTCGTCTGCGGCATCATGCTTTCGGGCGATCCGGTCCGCACCGAAGTTGATGGCTATGGAAGCTTCGTCCGCCACCCCCATCAGGTCAACCTCATGGGGTTCGACCGCCCTATCCGCTACACGACGCCGCTGCAGCGCGGGCGGAATTTCCGCACCGCCGGCTTTGTGCTGCAGCCGGCCTTCTTCGACCGTTTCGGGAACGATGTCGACGACGATGGCGTCAGTGCGCTGCGCGACCTGATGACCGGCGGCTTCCGCACGGCGACCATCACCCATTCACCGCGCATCGGCGAGATCGCACGGCTCTGCCTCGAACATCCCTATGGCGGCCATCTCGGCCGGCTGTTCCTGGAAAGCAACGCGCTCGCCTATGTCATCGAAGTGGCGCAGGCGCTGAAGGACGAGCGGCGCCTCGTCTCCCTTGTCGGGCGGCGCGAATATGACCGCGTGATGCATGCCCGCGAGATTCTGGACGGCGACCTCGTCAACACCCCGACCACGCTGGAACTGGCGCGGCGCGTCGGCATCAACGTCACGACCCTCCAGGCCAATTTCAAGGCCGTCTTCGGCCGGACGATCTTCGGCCATGTGCGCGAGCAGCGACTGATGGTGGCGAAGATCCTGCTGCAAGAACACCGGCTTTCGGTGGCCGAAGCCGGGCGTCGCGTCGGCTTCTCCCGCCCCTCCGCCTTCAGCGCCGCCTACCGCAGGCATTTCGGCCATCCGCCGCGGTCGGAACACCGGCAGCCCGATGGAATGCAGCCAGGCTGA